The genomic region TCCCAGATGAGCTCGTCGACGACGCCCTCGGCCAGCCCGAACGGGTCGAGCACCACGCACGGCCGGTCGTCTCGGGAGCGTTCGGTGAGGCTGAGCAGCAGGTCCTCGACCTTCGTCAGCGTCACCAGAGCAGCGCCCGGGGCACCGAGCAACGCCGGGGTGAGCAAGTCAAGGGTCTTGCCGGAGCCCTGCGGACCGATCACCCCGGCGGTGCGGTCCCACGGCACCCACAGCTCACCGCCACGCGGCTCGTGCGCGTCCCCGATCCGCCAGCCCACGTCCCACGAATTGAACCGCAGTTTCATCGCTCCCCCTTCCTCCGGCGACCGTTCAGGAGCCACGGGCTGAGCCCGCGGCCGAGCTGCGGCCCGGTCTGTTCGGCAAGGTCGCCGGCGGTGCGCTGAACGGGTGCCGCGGTAGCGGAGGCGTGCTTGCCGTATAGGTCGGGCCGCACGATCCCGGCGACCTTGCGCAGCCGAGTGACGCCCAGGATCTTCTCGGCATCTGCGGCGGTGGCCATGCCGCGCATGCGTCCCGGGCCCCAGCGCTGGTAGGCCCGGGCGCCAGCCCAGATGGTGATGGTCAGCAGCGCAGCCTCGGTCATCGCGAGGCTCACCCACACCAGGCCTCGGCCAGCCAGGCCGTCCGGTGTCGGTGTAGGCAGGCCGGCGTCAGCGTGCCCGCCGAGCACGCCGGGAAGGCTGGTCCAGAAGGCGGTCCCGATCGGCGAGGGGAACGCGCCGGCGTTGGCGTCGGGCCAGGTCCAGCCGGCGCCGGCAACCAGGTTCGCGACGGAGCGGCCCAACTGGAAGCCGATGACGATGACGAACAGGGCCGCCAGGGCCACGGCTACGGGGATCTCCCAGGTCCAGGGGTAGGGGTCGCGGCGTCGCTCTCGCTGCATTGGATCCGCCTCGTGGTCGTAGTGCTGGCTGGTCACCTATCTCTCGGGAGGGCCCGGCAGCGATCACGCAGACCGATGCGGCTTCGAGGCGTTTTCCGCTAGCCAGCTCGAGGGGTCGACGTTGTCGGGTCCGTAGATGGAGCCGTTCTCGAGGTGGACCTCGAAGTGGAGGTGGCACCCCGAGGAGTTGCCCTGCTTGCCGACCTGGCCGATCGGCTCGCCGGCGGCGACTGTCTGGCCGCGGCTGGCGGTGACGTTCTGCATGTGGGCGTACCAGGTGGTCAGGGACCCGGCGCCGCTCGTGACCTTGACCAGCTGTGGGCCGGCCCAGCCCTGGCGGGTGTCGATCTCGATGGTGCCGGTGTGGGCGGCGTAGACGGTCGTGCCGCACGGGGCGGAGAAGTCGGTTCCGGTGTGCCACTTGGTCCAGTAGCGGCCGGTGTCGTGCCAGTTGTGGCTATCGGTGCCGATGTATTGCGCCGGAACCGGGTAGACCACTTCGTCGCAGGATGCGCCCTCGAGGCCGACCAGGGAGACCTGGGCGTTGGGGAGCACATTGATGTGCGGGTGATCCATGTGGTTCTGGGTGGCCGAGCCCCGGTCCTCCATCCGTCGCCAGCCCTCGTCGGTTCGCGCGACCGACCAGATGCGCTGGTGCCAGATGATGTAGTCAATCCCGAGCTCGCGGGCGTGGGTCTGGGCGTACCCCACGAGCGCGTCCCCTTGGGCTTTGCCGGCGGGCGTCAGGGGGACCATGAAGTCGGCCGCCAGGCCGGCCGGGTGACCGTGGGGGTCGGTGGCGCTCTCGCGGTAACCGCCGACGGTCTTGATGTCGAACATCGGGCCGAGGATGTTGACCAGTTGCGTGAGCTGCGGCTTGACCGGGCCGAGGTTGTAGTTGGTCTCCGTCGCGACCGCGCAGCCCGCGCTGCTGCCGGCGGTGGTGGCGAGCACGAGTGGGTGGTCGGCGATCTTGTTGGCTTGGGTGCTGTTGTCGACTTCGGCGTTGGCCCAGGTGAGGTTGGCGCCGTAGATGTGGTCGATGGGCGCGTGGTTCTTGGGCTTCTTGCAGGGCTCCGCTGATCCCCCGAAGGCGTTGCTCAGTTCGGGGGTGAGGACGCAGTGCGAGGAGCTCTGGCCGTCCTTGCCGTCGTTGAAGTCGCCCAGGATCACCGCCGGGGTGCCGGCGCCGGCCAGGTCGGTCATGGTGGCCAGCTGGCGGCGCAGCGCCTCCTTGCGGTGCCCGGCGGCGTTCCCGTGCGTGTTGGCCGGGTTGTGGATGCTCCAGACCCAGATGACCTGTCCGGCGTTGACGCTGTCGGCAGCACCCGTCAGCTGAACGAGTGGCATCGCGACGTCCTTGCCGTGGAAGTACGGGATCTGGACGAGGCGCGAGTCGGTCATCTCCCAGCTGCCGCGGTCCCAGATCACCTTGTTCTGGGTGGTGCCGACGGCCGGGTACATGCCCCACATGGCCGAATAGCGGTCAGCCAGGGCCTTGGCCTGGGGGCCGTGGACCTCCTGGAGGCCGGCGATGGTGACGCCGGCGGTCTCGATCGCGCTGAGTGCCCCGGGCAGCCGTTTGTCCCAGGTCGCGTACCCGGCCTTCTCGTTTCCGCCGCCCGGCTGGTTGTCGGTGTGACCGGCGCCGAGGATGTTCAAAGTTCCGACGGTGATCGCACCGACGGTGTCCTGGCAGTTGCTCGCGTTCGGGCCCGCGCCCTCGACGTCTGGCAGGTCGGGCAGGTCACGGCCGAGCAGGTCGGTGATGTCGCCCGCGACGTCCTCCCAGCGGGCGTAGGCGTCGGGGAAGGCGGAGCGCTGCACAGCCTGCGCGGCCTGGCTCAGCGGCATGGCCTGCCACCCGGGGATGTCGAGCAGTCCGGGGTTGCCGGTGTGCTGGGCTTCGCCGAAGAAGGCGCGAGCGGCGAGGACGGGGTTGGTGACCTCGGCACGGCTTCCCCAGCCGGTCGAGGGACGTTGCTGGAACAGGCCGCCGGAGTCTCGGTCGCCGCCGATGAG from Nocardioides sp. dk884 harbors:
- a CDS encoding M23 family metallopeptidase; its protein translation is MKKLLLAGLPVLLASMTMPFVVTLMVVMTTTAAAECRTQTSETAPTKHGDPGVIGDPVGGPFRAKTTLAQANIPRRSDHHWTAARVARSGAERAPTTAATSDGVVNAAQNTTTSAGKPPTGDVLAQLMRLRFASSYPTLTTEQARNAITIAQVARDLQVPRYGLQIAIATAVQESKLVNLIGGDRDSGGLFQQRPSTGWGSRAEVTNPVLAARAFFGEAQHTGNPGLLDIPGWQAMPLSQAAQAVQRSAFPDAYARWEDVAGDITDLLGRDLPDLPDVEGAGPNASNCQDTVGAITVGTLNILGAGHTDNQPGGGNEKAGYATWDKRLPGALSAIETAGVTIAGLQEVHGPQAKALADRYSAMWGMYPAVGTTQNKVIWDRGSWEMTDSRLVQIPYFHGKDVAMPLVQLTGAADSVNAGQVIWVWSIHNPANTHGNAAGHRKEALRRQLATMTDLAGAGTPAVILGDFNDGKDGQSSSHCVLTPELSNAFGGSAEPCKKPKNHAPIDHIYGANLTWANAEVDNSTQANKIADHPLVLATTAGSSAGCAVATETNYNLGPVKPQLTQLVNILGPMFDIKTVGGYRESATDPHGHPAGLAADFMVPLTPAGKAQGDALVGYAQTHARELGIDYIIWHQRIWSVARTDEGWRRMEDRGSATQNHMDHPHINVLPNAQVSLVGLEGASCDEVVYPVPAQYIGTDSHNWHDTGRYWTKWHTGTDFSAPCGTTVYAAHTGTIEIDTRQGWAGPQLVKVTSGAGSLTTWYAHMQNVTASRGQTVAAGEPIGQVGKQGNSSGCHLHFEVHLENGSIYGPDNVDPSSWLAENASKPHRSA